The Christiangramia flava JLT2011 genome has a segment encoding these proteins:
- a CDS encoding DUF488 domain-containing protein — MTKNLKLKTKRIYEDPANNDGYRLLVDRIWPRGISKEKAQLDEWNKDLAPSDDLRKWFGHQEWKFQEFKERYRKELENCEEELERLREMSKKKRICILYGAKDKEHNQAVVLKEVLESK; from the coding sequence ATGACTAAAAATTTAAAATTGAAGACTAAACGGATTTATGAAGACCCGGCTAATAATGATGGATATAGACTCTTGGTAGACAGGATCTGGCCACGAGGGATTTCCAAAGAAAAAGCCCAGTTGGATGAATGGAATAAAGATCTGGCTCCATCCGATGATCTTCGAAAATGGTTTGGCCACCAGGAATGGAAATTTCAGGAATTCAAAGAACGTTACCGAAAGGAGTTGGAAAATTGCGAGGAGGAGCTTGAACGCCTTAGAGAAATGTCTAAGAAAAAAAGGATTTGCATCTTATATGGCGCTAAGGACAAAGAACATAACCAGGCGGTAGTTCTCAAAGAAGTCCTGGAATCTAAATAA